The Cardinium endosymbiont cEper1 of Encarsia pergandiella nucleotide sequence ATACGCATACCTTCTTTGTCAGATTCATCTCGAATATCGGCAATCCCTTCTATTTTTTTTTCGTTAACCAGCTGTGCGGTCCTTTCTATCATAACCGCTTTATTCACTTGATATGGTATCTCTGTTACAATAATTTGCTCTTTCCCATTGGCAGACACTTCCACTGTAGCTTTCCCGCGCAATAGGATACGCCCTTTGCCTGTTTGAAAGGCTTCACGTACCCCACTGTAGCCATAAATTATGCCTCCAGTAGGAAAATCAGGGGCAATCATATATTCCATTAAGTCAGGAATGGTTATATCATGATCCTCAATATAGGCTACAATAGCGCTTAATGTTTCTGATAGATTATGAGGCGCCATATTGGTGGCCATACCGACTGCAATACCAGAAGCGCCATTTAAAAGCAAATTGGGAAGTTTAGCAGGTAATACAACGGGTTCTTCTAAAGAGGCATCAAAGTTAAGCTGAAAATCAACAGTATTTTTATTTATTTCTTTAATAAGCTCTTCCGAAACGCGTACCAAACGGGCTTCGGTATAACGCATAGCGGCAGGCGCATCTCCATCGATGGATCCAAAGTTACCTTGCCCTTCTATGAGCGGATAACGGAGTGCCCAACTTTGGGCCATACGGGCTAAGCTTTCATAAACGGGTACATCACCATGTGGATGGTACTTACCCAATACTTCCCCCACAATTCTTGCAGACTTCTTGTAAGTTTTACTCTGACTAAGACCAAGCTCATACATACCATACAATACGCGCCTATGCACAGGTTTTAAACCATCGCGCACATCGGGGAGTGCCCTAGCGACAATCACAGACATAGAATAATCTATGTAGGCATCCCGCATTTCATCCTCTATATTAATTGGGATAATACGATCCGATGGTGTTGGCTCCATAAGTAGGGAATTAAAATTTATAAATGGTTAAAAATAGACCTGAAATGGTATGATCACATCACAATACATAGCGTTATTAAGGATACAACCGTTTAGGATCACGCGGAAATAAGCTGCTGTAACGTACATCTGGTAACCCTAAAAAACATTTTAACATCCGTTCTAGCCCCATACCAACGCCTGCATGAGGCGGCACTCCATATTTAAATGCATTCAAATAATGATCTAGGGTAGTGGGCGCTATGCCGAGCTGCGCAACGCGTTGGGATAAACTAACGTAATCATGTATCCGCTGTGCACCGGAAAGGATTTCTACACCTCGTAACATAAAATCATAGGCATGGGTATATCGGCCATCATTTGGGTCAACCATGGTATAAAAGGGACGGACACTAGATGGATAATGGGTAATCACATACAAATCTGTATGATACTTTTCTTTTACAATAACACCTAGCTGCTTTTCATCCTCCTTAGATAAATCGTCGAAATCTCCTCTTTCTTTGCCATAGGCCTTTAGAAAGGAAACGGCATCTGGAAAAGGTATAACGACCAATTCTGATGAAAAAGTTAGTGGGAGCAGATTAAAACAAGATCGTATAATAGCGATTTCTCGATGGTATTTCTTACTTAATGTATCAAACAGATCCAACAATAGCTGATATACTAGATGGACTACTTCCATATAGCTCTGATCGATAACCATCTCAAGGTCAACGCCTATAAACTCTGTAAGATGTCTATTGGTGTCTGAGTTTTCGGCACGAAAAACAGGACCTATTTCAAATACCCGTTTGAAATCACCCATAATCGCCATTTGCTTATACAACTGGGGACTCTGTGCCAGACAAGCAGGTTTACCAAAATAGTCTACCTTAAATACATCTGCCCCTCCCTCAGAGGCCCCGCCTATTAACTTGGGTGTTTTAATTTCTATAAACCCATGGTTTCGTAAGTAGGACTGTATGTAAAAAAGCATACCATCATTGACTCGAAAAATAGCTTGTGCCAAATCGGTACGCAAATCTAATATGCGATTATTCAATCGTTTTACATAGCGAATAGAGGAAAAGTCTTGACTTTCAGTTTTTTGATCTTCTTTAATTGCTGCCTCTTTGAGTGTAATGGGTAAATCTAGTACAGATCTGCTGAGTATCGTATAACCGATTATAGCTAATTCAATCGATTGTTGAGAACAAGCCGATACAGGCTGCTCCGCACAATAAATTGTACCGATTAGCTCAATAAAAGATTCGTTTTCAATTTTACGCAATAGATTATAGTCTTCTATAGATAGCTGACCATCAGTGCCTTCTTTATTTTTTACTAGAACGGCCTGCAAGGTATCGATACCATCTCGTACAATCAAGAATAATATACGTCCACAATCTCTTTTGGAAAAGACTCTTCCTCTCACTCTAACTACTTCTTGATGATTTAAAATAGAAAGATTTTTTAGCTCTGAGCGTTGATACATAATATTTTATCATCTGATTTTAAACTATAAATAGATTAAATATTTAATCTATCTCTGGAAAATGACAAGCTACTTGATGATTTTCCCCGCCTATTTTAGCCAATTCTGGCTGGATATAGCTACATTTTTCTACAGCCTTCCAACAACGTGGATGAAAACAGCAACCTGTAGGCAGGTTCCTTGGGCTAGGAATATCTCCTTGCAAAATAATCCGTTCCTTGCTCTTGGATGGATCCATAGTAGGTATAGCAGAAAAAAGCGCTTTCGTATAGGGATGTGTAGGGTTTTTATAAACTTCTGCTGCTGGGGCAGCTTCTACAATCTTGCCTAAATACATTACGGCAACCTGATCAGCTATAAATTCTATAACCCTTAAATCATGTGAAATAAAGAGATAGGTTAACCCTAGTTCTTTTTGCAAATCCATTAAAAGATTAATAACCTGAGCTTGTACGGAAACATCTAATGCAGCAATGGCTTCATCACAAACGATAAAAGTAGGTTCAACGGCTAATGCCCTTGCTATACAAATACGTTGGCGTTGTCCTCCAGAAAGTTCATGTGGATATTTGTACAAAACAGTGCTAGGCAACTGGACATAATCCAATAGTTGATAGATGCGCTTGGTAGATGCTGCTTTTCCATCAGCCATATGGTGAATCTGTATAGGTTCTGCTAGGATTTGGTGGATAGCCATCCTAGGATTTAAAGCAGCATAAGGATCTTGAAAAATAATTTGCATCTTTTTCCGCATGCTGCGCATCTGGCGCGCACTACAATGGGTAATATCTACCCCATCAAAAATAATACGTCCACTAGTAGGCTCAAGCAACCGCAAAATAGTTCTACCCAGTGTGGTTTTACCACAACCGGATTCGCCTACTAAGCCTAGTGTTTCCCCTTTATATAAAGTAAAACTTACATTATGCAGCGCAGATACTTTACCAATGGTATGGCCTAAGAGATGATGGCTTACCGAAAAGGTCTTACAAAGGCGATCCACTTCTAATAAAATTTCTTTATGTTGCATAGCTTTAATCTTTAGCAATCGCTTGTAAGGGATAAAAACAGGCCACAGAATGGCCACAACTGACTTCTTGAAGCGGTGGTTTACTTGCCCTACATAGCTCTTTTACATAAGGACAACGGTCTTGAAAAGGACAACCTATAGGCAGATCAGACAAAGCAGGCACTACGCCACTAATCGTACGTAGTCTTTGGGGACGACTACCATCAGACAAAGGAGGAATTGCATCCAATAACGCCTGTGTATAGGGATGTAATGGAGCATTAAAAATAGTTTCTACAGGGCTTTTTTCTACAATGCTACCACCATACATGACTACTACCTCATCACATGCGTCAGCTACTATGCCAAGATCATGGGTAATCAATATAATGCCCATTTTCTTTTCCGCTTGCAGTCTTTGTATGAGATCGATAATCTGGGCCTGGGTCGTTACATCTAAAGCAGTAGTCGGTTCATCTGCAATTAATACGGCGGGGTTACAAGCCAATGCAATCGCAATCATCACCCGTTGACGCATGCCACCTGATAGCTGATGTGGATAGTCCAACATGCGCTGATGGGGAGCGGGTATGCCGACTCGTGTTAACAACTCTATACAACCTATTTTTGCTTCTTTGGGTGCAACCTGTTGATGCAACTGAATGGTTTCCATAATCTGCTCACCAATGGTAAAAACTGGGTTGAGCGCCGTCATAGGTTCCTGAAAAATCATGGAGATACGATTCCCACGTATCTCTTGCATCTCCTTTAGTGAAAGTTGTAAGATATCTTTTCCTTCTAGCAAAATGGCCTGTCCGGTAATGGTACCAACAGGCGGTTCAATCAAACGCATCAGTGAAAGGGCCATAGCGGACTTACCAGAACCAGATTCTCCAACAATGGCTAGTGAACAACCTGAAAAAAGATCAAAGGAGACATTATTAACCACTGTGACCCTATTTTTACCAGTGGTATACTGCGTCATTAAGTTTCTAACTTCAAGAATTTTTTCCTCCATGCCTATCGACCTTTTAACTTTGGATCTAATAGATCCCGCAATGTATCAGCTAAAATATTAAACACAAATACCAGTAAAAATATGGCCATTGTGGCAAAAAAAAGCTCCCACCAAATACCTCTTACTAACCCTGTTTTGGCATCATTAATCATAATGCCCCAACTAGGCTTGTTTTGAACGCCAATCCCCAAGTAAGAAAGAATGACCTCATGTTTTATAGCAGTTTGAAAAACCAAAGAAAACTGATAAATGGTTAAGGGTAGTATATTGGGCAATAGATGTACAAAAATTTTACGGGCACTACTAGCGCCAATGGCTGAAGCTGCTTGGATGTATTCTCTAGATTTATGGCGGATTACTTCAGCACGTATCAAACGACAGGTCTCCGTCCATTCTGTTACAACCAGTGCAATACAAATCGTGCGCATACCTTTTCCCAATACTAAGGCAACGACCATCAATAAAATTATAGTGGGAATAGCCGTTACAACTGTATAAAGCCAAACGACACATGTATCTACTACACCACCAAAATAAGCGGCTACTATACCAAAAGTAGCGCCAAGCAAAACAGCACCTAACGCTACTACAAATCCAACCGTCATGGCTACTTCGGTACCATGTAAAATCTTAGCCAAAACACTCCTACCTAAGACATCTGTACCAAAATAATGGAGCGCATTAGGGGATTGATACGCCTCCCCCACTTCTCTATGCCAATCAGCGCCTAGCCATCCTACTTTAGTACCTACTGCTACGAGCACATAGCCCAATAAAATTACAAAACAAAAAAGGTTTAATTTTTTACTTATTAAAGCCTTTGCATTACAACCAAATTGATGAAGCAGATTACGTTTATACATACTTATACTACAATTTTATACGCGGATCCACTAAAGTATACAAAACATCCCCTACTATGTTACAGAAAACACTAAGTACCGCAGTTATTATAGCAACGGCTTTAATCATTGGAAAATCACAAAGGTTTACGGCATCTATTACAAGATTACCTAGTCCTGGGATGCTAAAAAAATTCTCTATCACTACAGATCCAAATAGTAAAGATGGAAAATCTTTTATCAAGGTTGTCAGAATAGGCACCATGAGGTTTTTAAAAACATGCTTAAATAAAACAACTTCTTCTGACAATCCTTTTGCCCGTGCAGTACGTACATAGTCTTGATAAACTTCATCTAACATAATGGTTCTATAAAACCGATAGTTATAACAAAAATGAAGCAATACCAGAATAATGGTTGGCAAAATAATGTAGGGGACACAGGCGAAAAAACCATTTTTATAACCCATTATTGGAAAAATTTTTAATTTACAAGCAAAAAATACCTGACCAACTAGAATATACACCAATATAGAAATGCTACTCATCACCATGCAACCGATCACTAAAAGGCGGTCCCAAATGGTTCCTTTATATTGGGTCATCCAAAGGGAAACATATATTAATAAACCATTTCCTATCAAAAAAGAAGGTAGTGTAACTGTTAAAGAGACCAGTCCACCTTGTTGAAAAGTTTTTAAAATAGGCTGCTTGGTAGCCCAGGAGGAACCAAAATTAAAGGTGAAAGCAGATTGCAGTACCTCACAATACTGGAGATACCAAGGTCTATCTAAGCCTAGTTGATGGCTAAGTGCAGCCATAGCTTTCGGTGTAGCATATTTACCCAATAAGATAAGGGTAGGATCTTCTACAAGCATGTTAAAGATCACAAAGACTAAAAAAGTAACACCTACGATAACCGAAAGCGCATAGAGCAACTTTCTTAAGAGGTATACAAAAAAAGAGATCATAAAAATAGAAGTGATGATTTACACTTCGGGTAAATAATCGCTTCTATCTACCTACACTACATCAATACAGCATTAAAAATAAATATATAAAACTGAAGCGCTATTGTATACCCGAAGGTAGGATATACCTAAATTAGGTAAGATTACTTGGTAGCTTTAACCTTTTCTGCCATATCTACTGCGATATATGCATCTAGAGATCCAGAAAAGTCATTACAAGGCACATTGTTAACCCAGTTGTAATATAACATTTGAAGAGAAGGATGGACCGCACAAATCATAGGTACTTCCTCTGCTACCATTTTATTCAACTCTACATACAAGCGCTTTCTTTCTGCCTCGTTGACGGTTTGCATAGCTTTATGTAACAACCCATTAAATGTAGTATTTTCATAGTGCAAACCAGCTAATTTCTTGTCCATAATTATATCAAAAAAAGTAGAAAGATCAGGATAATCAGAACACCAAGTTAACATATGCATCATAGTAGCTCCTTTAGTAACTTTATTAAGTAATTCTGTCCAAATATTGGTTACTACCTGAACTTGTATGCCAATATGGGCCATACATTGGGCAAAAAATTCTGCTTTATCCTTAAAACTTGTTTCTGGGCGGATATCAAGTGTAACAACTGGGAATCCTTGCCCACCTGGGAAACCTGCTTTAGCCAAATATTCTTTTGCACGCTCCAGATTATAGCCATATGGATCCTCCAAGCCATTGGCATTATCCATTAATAGAGGTGGCACTAGAGATTGTGCTACCTGCGCAGTACCTTTATAAAACTTTTGATTATAAGATACTCTATCAAAAGCCATAGACATGGCCTGCCTTACATAAGAATTTTTAAAAATTTCATGGCTATGATTATAAATAAATAACTCAGTTCTAGCAGCCGGAACTTGCTCTAAGACCAATCTTTGTTTGCTCCACTCTGGTAAAAGTTCACCTTTTGGTCCGGTAAGGCCTAATATAAAACTGGCATCGCTAACGTGCTGCATATCAATCTCCCCATTTTTCATTTTTAACCAACGTGGCTGGTCTTCCACAATAATATCGGTGACAACTTTATCTACCAAAGGTAACCTTTTACCCGCATAGCGCTCTATTATAGGTCTATATAACGCATCTCCTTCAGCAGGGAATAATACTTCCCTGAAAGTGGGATTCTTGACAAAGGTCAATTGCTTGGCTTGCGGATTAAACCCACCCTCTAGCATAAAAGGACCTGTACCCACCGGATGGTTTAAAAATTCAGAGCCATAATGCACCACCGCCTCCTTAGCAACCACAAAAGCAATCGGCATAGCTAAAAAATTCAAAAAAGTTGCACAAGGTTGCGTAAGGGTAATCTGCAGGGTATAATCATCCAATGCTTTTAACCCTTCTACCTCTTGCGCATAATCTGCCTGCTCTTTCCATGCATCCAATCCTTTGATTTTGCCATCTATCAGAGCAAGATAAGGGACTGTATTTTTAGGATCTACCACTCTTTTTAAACTAAAAACAAAATCAGCTGCTTTGAGTTCCCTACCTTTTCCATTTCGGAAACAGATATCATCTTGAAATATGACAGCCTTCTTAATTTTAAAAGTATAAACC carries:
- the aspS gene encoding aspartate--tRNA(Asn) ligase, with protein sequence MYQRSELKNLSILNHQEVVRVRGRVFSKRDCGRILFLIVRDGIDTLQAVLVKNKEGTDGQLSIEDYNLLRKIENESFIELIGTIYCAEQPVSACSQQSIELAIIGYTILSRSVLDLPITLKEAAIKEDQKTESQDFSSIRYVKRLNNRILDLRTDLAQAIFRVNDGMLFYIQSYLRNHGFIEIKTPKLIGGASEGGADVFKVDYFGKPACLAQSPQLYKQMAIMGDFKRVFEIGPVFRAENSDTNRHLTEFIGVDLEMVIDQSYMEVVHLVYQLLLDLFDTLSKKYHREIAIIRSCFNLLPLTFSSELVVIPFPDAVSFLKAYGKERGDFDDLSKEDEKQLGVIVKEKYHTDLYVITHYPSSVRPFYTMVDPNDGRYTHAYDFMLRGVEILSGAQRIHDYVSLSQRVAQLGIAPTTLDHYLNAFKYGVPPHAGVGMGLERMLKCFLGLPDVRYSSLFPRDPKRLYP
- a CDS encoding ABC transporter ATP-binding protein — protein: MQHKEILLEVDRLCKTFSVSHHLLGHTIGKVSALHNVSFTLYKGETLGLVGESGCGKTTLGRTILRLLEPTSGRIIFDGVDITHCSARQMRSMRKKMQIIFQDPYAALNPRMAIHQILAEPIQIHHMADGKAASTKRIYQLLDYVQLPSTVLYKYPHELSGGQRQRICIARALAVEPTFIVCDEAIAALDVSVQAQVINLLMDLQKELGLTYLFISHDLRVIEFIADQVAVMYLGKIVEAAPAAEVYKNPTHPYTKALFSAIPTMDPSKSKERIILQGDIPSPRNLPTGCCFHPRCWKAVEKCSYIQPELAKIGGENHQVACHFPEID
- a CDS encoding ABC transporter ATP-binding protein, which gives rise to MEEKILEVRNLMTQYTTGKNRVTVVNNVSFDLFSGCSLAIVGESGSGKSAMALSLMRLIEPPVGTITGQAILLEGKDILQLSLKEMQEIRGNRISMIFQEPMTALNPVFTIGEQIMETIQLHQQVAPKEAKIGCIELLTRVGIPAPHQRMLDYPHQLSGGMRQRVMIAIALACNPAVLIADEPTTALDVTTQAQIIDLIQRLQAEKKMGIILITHDLGIVADACDEVVVMYGGSIVEKSPVETIFNAPLHPYTQALLDAIPPLSDGSRPQRLRTISGVVPALSDLPIGCPFQDRCPYVKELCRASKPPLQEVSCGHSVACFYPLQAIAKD
- a CDS encoding ABC transporter permease; this translates as MYKRNLLHQFGCNAKALISKKLNLFCFVILLGYVLVAVGTKVGWLGADWHREVGEAYQSPNALHYFGTDVLGRSVLAKILHGTEVAMTVGFVVALGAVLLGATFGIVAAYFGGVVDTCVVWLYTVVTAIPTIILLMVVALVLGKGMRTICIALVVTEWTETCRLIRAEVIRHKSREYIQAASAIGASSARKIFVHLLPNILPLTIYQFSLVFQTAIKHEVILSYLGIGVQNKPSWGIMINDAKTGLVRGIWWELFFATMAIFLLVFVFNILADTLRDLLDPKLKGR
- a CDS encoding ABC transporter permease — its product is MISFFVYLLRKLLYALSVIVGVTFLVFVIFNMLVEDPTLILLGKYATPKAMAALSHQLGLDRPWYLQYCEVLQSAFTFNFGSSWATKQPILKTFQQGGLVSLTVTLPSFLIGNGLLIYVSLWMTQYKGTIWDRLLVIGCMVMSSISILVYILVGQVFFACKLKIFPIMGYKNGFFACVPYIILPTIILVLLHFCYNYRFYRTIMLDEVYQDYVRTARAKGLSEEVVLFKHVFKNLMVPILTTLIKDFPSLLFGSVVIENFFSIPGLGNLVIDAVNLCDFPMIKAVAIITAVLSVFCNIVGDVLYTLVDPRIKL
- a CDS encoding ABC transporter substrate-binding protein encodes the protein MISKRTILLLMAVWVFGTIYYQEYNKKKQLLATPTLNNISVRSINGTDPLRIQDLSSFEVISKIYEGLYTYHCFKRPFQLVPNLAEGMPIVSSDGLVYTFKIKKAVIFQDDICFRNGKGRELKAADFVFSLKRVVDPKNTVPYLALIDGKIKGLDAWKEQADYAQEVEGLKALDDYTLQITLTQPCATFLNFLAMPIAFVVAKEAVVHYGSEFLNHPVGTGPFMLEGGFNPQAKQLTFVKNPTFREVLFPAEGDALYRPIIERYAGKRLPLVDKVVTDIIVEDQPRWLKMKNGEIDMQHVSDASFILGLTGPKGELLPEWSKQRLVLEQVPAARTELFIYNHSHEIFKNSYVRQAMSMAFDRVSYNQKFYKGTAQVAQSLVPPLLMDNANGLEDPYGYNLERAKEYLAKAGFPGGQGFPVVTLDIRPETSFKDKAEFFAQCMAHIGIQVQVVTNIWTELLNKVTKGATMMHMLTWCSDYPDLSTFFDIIMDKKLAGLHYENTTFNGLLHKAMQTVNEAERKRLYVELNKMVAEEVPMICAVHPSLQMLYYNWVNNVPCNDFSGSLDAYIAVDMAEKVKATK